A stretch of Chanodichthys erythropterus isolate Z2021 chromosome 20, ASM2448905v1, whole genome shotgun sequence DNA encodes these proteins:
- the asb8 gene encoding ankyrin repeat and SOCS box protein 8, which yields MSSTMWYIMQSIQSKYSLSERLIRTIAAIRSFPHDNVEDLIRRGADVNRMHGTLKPLHCACMVADADCVELLLEKGAEVNALDGYNRTALHYAAEKDEGCVELLLEYGAQPNALDGNKDTPLHWAAFKDNPECVRALLESGACPNVRDYNNDTPLSWAAMKGNLESVRVLLEYGAQVHVTNLKGQTPISRLVALLARGLGTEQEEECLELLCRAAGRFEIRRADGSLPRELSKDPQLLARLTNLVAQPPSLRALARCAVRNSLGVQYLPTAVKQLPLPESVKEYVLLRD from the exons ATGAGCTCTACTATGTGGTACATCATGCAGAGTATTCAGAGCAAATACTCATTGTCGGAAAGGCTCATTCGAACCATAGCGGCCATTCGTTCCTTCCCTCATGATAACGTGGAAGACCTTATACGCAGG GGAGCAGATGTGAACAGAATGCATGGCACGCTGAAGCCCCTTCACTGTGCCTGTATGGTGGCTGATGCTGATTGTGTGGAGCTTTTGCTGGAGAAAGGCGCAGAG GTAAATGCCTTGGATGGTTACAACCGCACTGCCCTGCATTACGCAGCGGAGAAGGACGAGGGTTGTGTGGAGCTGCTTCTAGAATACGGGGCCCAGCCAAACGCACTGGACGGCAACAAGGATACCCCACTGCACTGGGCCGCCTTCAAAGATAACCCAGAGTGCGTACGGGCCCTGTTGGAGAGTGGCGCGTGTCCAAATGTCCGCGATTACAATAACGACACGCCCCTCAGTTGGGCGGCCATGAAGGGCAACCTGGAGAGTGTACGTGTGCTGCTTGAGTACGGCGCTCAAGTTCACGTCACCAACCTAAAGGGCCAGACGCCCATCTCGCGGCTGGTGGCGCTGCTGGCTCGGGGCCTGGGCACGGAACAGGAGGAAGAGTGCCTGGAGCTGCTTTGCCGTGCCGCGGGGAGGTTCGAGATCCGTAGGGCCGACGGCTCCTTACCTCGTGAGCTCAGTAAAGATCCTCAGTTACTGGCTCGACTCACAAACCTGGTAGCCCAGCCGCCCTCGTTGCGAGCCTTAGCGCGCTGCGCCGTTCGTAATAGCCTGGGAGTGCAGTACCTCCCGACTGCGGTGAAACAGCTCCCGCTTCCAGAGTCAGTGAAAGAATATGTGCTCCTCAGAGACTGA